The Hippopotamus amphibius kiboko isolate mHipAmp2 chromosome 16, mHipAmp2.hap2, whole genome shotgun sequence genomic interval AGAAGGCAGAAAGGAGGTGGACAGATCCCAGGAGGAGGGGGGACTCTGGGAGAGAAGACAAATTTGGGACAcaagggagagagaagcagaggggcTCCTGTGGGGAGAAGAGTGAGGAGAGGCAGGTGAGATCTGGGAAATCTGAGCAGCGAGTGGACAGCAGGGGAGAGGCAAAGTTGGTGATGGGGCAGAGTgagcaggaggagcagggggtggggtgggaggttggACCGGATGTGGCTGATGACACTGATCAGAGCTCTCCAATGTTCTGCTCCTCAGGGACCAAAAAGGGAATTGTGGGTTTTAAAGGCTGCAGCCCAGCCTCATCTTACCCCCCGCAAGTCTCCTACCTCGTTTCACCGCCCGGATTGTCCATTGCCTCCTATAGCCGTATCTGCCGGACATATCTCTGCAATAACCTCACCAACATGGATTATTTTGTGAAACTCAAGGCCAAGACTCCTAAGACTTTAGCGTTTTCTTCCCATAGTTGCCCAAGCTGTGTGGGCGAGCACTCTAAGGACTGCCTCCCAAATTTTGTTACCACTGAGCGTTGTCCCAATGACGCTACTAACTGTTACAGTTCCACCTTAAGATTTCAGGCAGGTGAGAGAAGAGAAACTTTCTTTCTCAGGTGTCTGCTCTAGGCCTTCTGCCTTCCCATCTTtgagggaggtgggtgggactCAGAGAGGGAATAGGGGGAATtccaaggaggggtgggggaaggtgccTGGTGCCCGAGTGTTTGGTGGGAAAGCAGGTGTCTTGGTTTGTGAGGGGTGTCTGGAAGGAGGCGCAGGATGTTTGAATCTTGAAAGTGTCTCTgactcctccctttcttccttacaGGGTCTCTCAATACCACCTTCCTCCTCATGGGCTGTGCTCGTGAATACACCAATATTTTAGCCCATTTTCACCATATTGGGAGCATCAGAGTGACTGAGGTCCTCAACATCTTAGAGAAGGCCCAGTTTGCTGGTGCAGAGCCCTCTAGTCAGAGTCCTGCTTGGGGCATCCTCTTAGGCCTCCTGTTTGCCTTCAGGGACTGACACTCTAGCTGGACCAGACAAACACCCCTACCCCTTCACATAGTGAAATAAAGTTACAGAGTTGCCTTTCTGCTTGGTCCTGTGGTCCATGAGGGTTGCAGAGGCGCGAAAGGCCTGAGGAGGGCCAGTTGTgtccagggaggcagaggggagggacagGCAATGGGCAGTGCTTGCTGTAAAGTGACCGGGGGCTTGGGAAGGAGGATTGTTGGCAAAGTGACGGAATCATGCCCAGCCTGTGGGAGGAACCCAAAcactctccttttcctcctcctcctggggacCTGAGTTCTAGCCTGGGTTCAGCCATTGACTTCGAAATCCTGGCCAAATCCTCTCCCttttctgggcctccatttcctccccTTTTGAATGAAGGCCTTGTAGGGAAGTCATAGGGGTTATAAATTCAATTTGAATATAGTTTAAAAccatatattttatgataaaggGCCTTTAACTTAAGATGGCCAAAGCACTGATATATATATTTGCCGTAAAGAGAAttataggaattttatttttctgatatattAGAAGTTACTTAATAAAGActtgtttccattaaaaataaaatgaaggccTTATGAATTAGAACTGCGGCTCATTAGGGTGAATTTTAAATACTTACCGAGTGTCTACTTGGTATGTGTCAGATACTGTGCTAGTATCTGgttagggttttgtttgtttgttttgttttgctttgtttttggtgcaaaaaatttatgaaataaaaatggacaTGGATACAAAGGGTATGTGTTGTGTGAGTGAGATATGTTTTGAGCCAGCCAGACTCAAGGTTGCAAGGTcacttttttcccagctttactgaggtataattgacaaaattgcaatgtatttaaagtgtacagcatgatgatttgatacatgtatacattgtaaaatgattCCTACCATTGAGTTAActaacacattcatcacctcgCATATGtacctttttggtttttttgtggtgagaacacaagttccattctcttagcaaattgcaattatataatacagtattatcaactatagtcaacatgttatacattagatcctcagaccctACTCATcgtataactgaaagtttgtactcttttaccaacttttctctatttcccccaaccctagcccctagcaaccactttttgaatctctgtttctatgaggtcaagtttttttttaggatttcatgagtgatatcatgcagtattgttttttgcctttccccccccatttttattgaaatgtagttgatttacaatgttgcgttaattactgctatatagcaaagtgattcagttatatatacattcttttaaaaaatattcttttccattatggtgtatcatagaatattgaatatagttccctgttctatacagtgggaccttgttatttatccattctatatatgaaagcttatatctgctaaccccaacctcccactccatacatcccccaacccccttccccttggaaaccaccagtctgttctctctgtccgtgattctgtttctgtttcatagataggttcatttgtgtcatattttagattccacatataagtggtatcatatggtatttgtctgtctctttctgacttacttcatttagtatgataatctctagttgcatccatgttgctgcaaatggcat includes:
- the LYPD4 gene encoding ly6/PLAUR domain-containing protein 4 isoform X1, coding for MGPQHLSPVQLLCLLGAISTPPWAGALLCYEATSSLFRAVGLHRWQWLLMRSMVCKLNEGCEETLVFIETGTKKGIVGFKGCSPASSYPPQVSYLVSPPGLSIASYSRICRTYLCNNLTNMDYFVKLKAKTPKTLAFSSHSCPSCVGEHSKDCLPNFVTTERCPNDATNCYSSTLRFQAGSLNTTFLLMGCAREYTNILAHFHHIGSIRVTEVLNILEKAQFAGAEPSSQSPAWGILLGLLFAFRD
- the LYPD4 gene encoding ly6/PLAUR domain-containing protein 4 isoform X2, encoding MGPQHLSPVQLLCLLGAISTPPCMSCWARCLGTLLAGVGTKKGIVGFKGCSPASSYPPQVSYLVSPPGLSIASYSRICRTYLCNNLTNMDYFVKLKAKTPKTLAFSSHSCPSCVGEHSKDCLPNFVTTERCPNDATNCYSSTLRFQAGSLNTTFLLMGCAREYTNILAHFHHIGSIRVTEVLNILEKAQFAGAEPSSQSPAWGILLGLLFAFRD